A single region of the Thermotoga profunda AZM34c06 genome encodes:
- a CDS encoding DUF6305 family protein, which produces MRKYLLALLILLTLSITFAQELVFQQPVLITSAGQSAGVTMMKVLATRAKLQFNFDALAKPEALTGNFKSLIIVVGASSKGLGAAGIDIEQEIQRVTELLNKAKEIGLKVIVAHIEGQSRRGKTSDQLSELVIPFADLVIVTKAGNEDNFFTNLCEKQQKKLIVVETTSAVQSILEQYFKAGE; this is translated from the coding sequence GTGAGAAAATATCTTTTGGCATTGTTAATTTTGCTGACCTTATCCATTACCTTTGCTCAAGAATTGGTCTTCCAACAACCAGTACTTATAACTTCTGCTGGTCAGAGCGCAGGTGTCACAATGATGAAGGTCTTGGCAACCAGAGCTAAACTCCAATTCAATTTCGATGCACTTGCTAAGCCAGAGGCATTGACTGGTAATTTTAAATCACTCATCATAGTTGTTGGAGCAAGTTCTAAAGGACTTGGTGCGGCGGGAATAGATATAGAGCAAGAAATTCAAAGAGTGACAGAACTTTTGAACAAAGCCAAAGAAATCGGCTTAAAGGTTATAGTAGCTCATATTGAAGGTCAATCAAGACGTGGAAAAACAAGCGACCAATTGAGTGAACTTGTTATACCGTTTGCCGATCTTGTGATTGTCACAAAAGCCGGAAACGAAGACAACTTCTTCACAAATCTTTGCGAAAAACAGCAAAAGAAATTAATCGTTGTCGAAACAACAAGTGCTGTCCAAAGTATCTTGGAGCAATATTTCAAGGCTGGTGAGTGA
- a CDS encoding M14 family metallopeptidase translates to MIVLKTNLTVVLLVSVAMLCIAAPLFHDVRPGYGVTQIKWLSDYHPSLRGTWGDTRIYILEGEEPGANVLLLSGTHTNEIAGIFTSLVFIEKSLVKKGRLFVVPWANNSAATWGSVSYDKPEETMTSPAYINFVTLSGPRNVVVGSRRTNPFHQETDPATYTHLSGLEFPGYEARNLDRVHPGRADGTLTEQISFALFELVRKEKIDMVVDLHEAGTSSRLANMLICNPKNLDMGAMVVLDLEFEGFQIKLEQSSEEFRGLSHREFGDHTDALAFLIETPNPSQDTNAKSAYTLDHPEFPLWKRVYTHFRTFLMLCEYLDDFIGRSIIFEGLPERDTFENNFFMIYN, encoded by the coding sequence GTGATCGTGCTAAAAACAAATCTGACTGTTGTTCTCTTAGTAAGTGTTGCGATGCTCTGCATCGCAGCACCTCTTTTCCATGATGTGAGACCAGGCTATGGTGTAACCCAAATAAAGTGGTTGAGTGACTATCATCCTTCTTTGAGAGGTACTTGGGGCGATACAAGAATTTATATTCTTGAAGGTGAGGAACCTGGTGCGAATGTACTGTTGCTTTCAGGTACACACACAAATGAAATCGCTGGAATATTCACTTCCTTAGTTTTCATCGAAAAATCTCTGGTAAAAAAAGGCAGACTGTTTGTTGTGCCTTGGGCAAACAACAGCGCAGCCACCTGGGGAAGTGTTTCATATGATAAACCAGAAGAAACTATGACCTCTCCTGCTTACATAAACTTTGTAACACTCAGTGGCCCAAGAAACGTTGTTGTTGGCTCAAGAAGAACAAATCCATTTCATCAAGAGACTGATCCAGCTACTTACACTCACCTTTCTGGATTGGAATTCCCTGGATATGAAGCACGAAATCTGGACAGAGTTCATCCAGGCAGAGCCGATGGAACCTTAACAGAACAGATCAGTTTTGCTCTATTCGAGCTTGTTCGAAAGGAAAAAATAGACATGGTTGTCGATCTTCATGAAGCTGGAACTTCTTCAAGGCTTGCAAACATGTTGATATGTAACCCAAAGAACCTGGATATGGGTGCCATGGTTGTATTAGATCTTGAATTCGAAGGTTTTCAGATAAAACTTGAGCAATCAAGTGAGGAATTCAGAGGACTGAGCCACAGGGAATTTGGAGATCATACAGATGCACTTGCCTTCTTAATAGAAACGCCCAATCCTTCTCAGGACACAAATGCAAAATCTGCTTATACTTTGGACCACCCTGAATTCCCACTCTGGAAAAGAGTATATACGCACTTTAGGACTTTTCTGATGTTATGTGAATACTTGGACGACTTTATAGGACGTAGTATCATCTTTGAAGGACTCCCTGAGCGAGATACATTTGAAAACAATTTTTTCATGATCTATAACTGA
- a CDS encoding TRAP transporter large permease subunit, whose translation MEIVLFLIIITAFLILTFLKFPKGVSFLLISTIVLLLSEKKFDIHVLIEGAFGYFDAVITVLSAMIFVVAIERSGLLSHFANILTKKFSSKPKLLLLFTTLLAMSGGMITGSSSACILTTGAVAFPILKSIGLNNKKSGTIIAISSVLGMIAPPVNIQAMVICEGVDMPYVGFTYPLLWLTVPTALLVSLTIAGKDIQKPKIKENMQFKTKDVILYLPLMVLVALLILDSFEIFQLGLVLIFFVSAIIAILCGKRKSSFVEVSLNAMEQSLPILAILVGVGMLIQVMTLSGVRGLIVASMLFFPYSILFLTLGLGVPMFGAVSSYGAASVLGIPFLLAFRGGNDILITSAISLLAGLGDMLPPTALASTVSAQIVGLDSYVQILKKSIPFIIVIGVVSVIVTMYSFKLVKVLSNPWWFLGIVGAIFVACIFDDVIFKRRK comes from the coding sequence TTGGAAATTGTACTCTTTTTGATTATTATAACTGCCTTCTTGATCCTGACATTTTTGAAATTTCCAAAGGGAGTTTCTTTTTTACTGATTTCAACGATAGTACTACTGTTGAGTGAGAAAAAATTTGACATTCATGTTTTAATAGAAGGTGCCTTTGGCTATTTTGATGCCGTAATAACAGTACTATCAGCCATGATATTCGTTGTCGCAATAGAAAGGTCAGGATTGCTAAGTCATTTTGCGAATATTTTGACAAAAAAATTCTCTTCAAAGCCAAAGTTGCTCTTACTGTTCACTACACTTCTTGCCATGAGTGGAGGAATGATAACGGGTTCATCATCGGCTTGTATACTTACTACCGGTGCTGTGGCCTTCCCAATCCTCAAATCCATAGGTTTAAACAATAAAAAATCAGGAACTATCATAGCAATATCGTCAGTACTTGGTATGATCGCACCACCGGTGAATATCCAAGCTATGGTGATTTGTGAAGGAGTAGACATGCCTTATGTTGGATTCACCTATCCCCTACTTTGGCTCACAGTTCCAACGGCACTTTTGGTGTCTCTTACGATCGCAGGAAAAGACATCCAAAAACCAAAAATCAAAGAGAATATGCAATTCAAAACTAAAGATGTCATTCTATATCTTCCTTTAATGGTTCTTGTAGCTCTTTTGATCTTGGACAGTTTCGAAATTTTTCAGTTAGGTCTTGTATTGATTTTCTTTGTGAGTGCAATCATAGCTATTTTATGTGGAAAAAGAAAATCCAGTTTTGTTGAAGTTTCGTTGAATGCTATGGAACAATCTCTACCGATCTTGGCAATACTTGTTGGTGTTGGCATGTTGATTCAAGTAATGACCCTCAGTGGTGTTAGAGGATTAATAGTCGCAAGTATGCTTTTCTTCCCTTATAGCATATTGTTCTTGACATTAGGACTTGGGGTACCAATGTTTGGTGCAGTTTCATCCTATGGTGCTGCTTCTGTACTTGGAATACCATTTCTTCTGGCATTTCGTGGAGGTAATGACATTTTGATAACCTCTGCGATATCCTTGCTTGCAGGACTCGGTGACATGTTACCTCCGACGGCATTGGCAAGTACTGTGAGTGCTCAGATCGTGGGTTTAGATTCCTATGTCCAGATCCTTAAAAAATCAATTCCATTTATTATAGTAATTGGTGTGGTGTCTGTCATAGTAACAATGTATTCTTTCAAACTTGTTAAAGTGCTCAGTAATCCATGGTGGTTTTTGGGAATTGTTGGTGCAATATTTGTCGCTTGCATTTTTGACGATGTGATATTCAAAAGGAGGAAGTGA
- a CDS encoding succinylglutamate desuccinylase/aspartoacylase family protein, which translates to MRITKIVLFCAITVFMVLGSLGPFKSHDDLETISPGPGVTQVKKLSDYFPELRGTPGDTDIYVLEGKESGGCVLIVGGTHPNEPAGYCTARIIVENFYVEKGKVIVIPRANISAFSHTQPLEATPGKIHFSWNNKEMIITIGSRLTNPIHQWPDPRLYKTTGGQILSGSERRNLNRAYPGNPRGTMTEKIAYAIMQVIRIEKPQISIDLHEAAPEYTTVNAIVAHDRALDIAVEAAMMLEMDGIDISVERSPREFHGLSHREWGDNSETLAFLLEVANPSQGRLRGKTNERLVITGFDEYYLKAAKAGRLNVPYDEKGLPLNLRIKRHLKTILMIIDTFNTYNHENSIVLTDPSGASF; encoded by the coding sequence ATGAGAATTACAAAGATTGTTCTGTTTTGTGCAATTACTGTATTCATGGTGCTTGGCTCTCTTGGTCCTTTCAAGTCTCATGACGACCTTGAGACCATAAGTCCTGGACCAGGTGTTACGCAGGTAAAGAAATTGAGCGATTACTTTCCTGAACTTCGTGGAACACCTGGTGATACAGATATCTACGTACTTGAGGGTAAGGAATCAGGTGGTTGTGTTTTAATCGTTGGCGGGACTCATCCGAATGAACCTGCAGGTTACTGCACAGCCAGGATTATTGTAGAGAATTTTTACGTAGAGAAAGGAAAAGTCATAGTCATACCAAGAGCAAATATCAGTGCTTTTTCACACACACAACCTCTGGAAGCCACACCTGGAAAGATACACTTCTCATGGAATAATAAAGAAATGATAATAACTATAGGTTCGAGATTAACAAATCCAATTCATCAATGGCCAGATCCAAGATTATACAAAACAACTGGTGGGCAGATTCTCAGTGGTTCTGAACGCCGCAATCTAAATAGGGCATATCCTGGAAATCCAAGAGGAACAATGACCGAAAAAATAGCATACGCAATTATGCAAGTTATACGTATAGAAAAACCTCAAATATCAATTGATCTGCACGAAGCAGCACCTGAATATACTACAGTAAATGCAATAGTAGCTCACGATCGTGCACTCGATATCGCTGTAGAAGCTGCCATGATGCTTGAGATGGATGGAATTGATATAAGTGTCGAAAGATCTCCCAGAGAATTTCACGGGTTATCCCATAGAGAATGGGGAGATAATTCAGAGACACTTGCCTTTTTGCTCGAAGTTGCTAACCCATCACAGGGAAGACTCAGGGGAAAAACCAACGAAAGACTGGTTATAACAGGATTCGATGAGTATTATTTGAAGGCGGCGAAAGCAGGTAGACTCAACGTTCCATACGATGAGAAAGGTCTTCCTCTTAACTTAAGAATAAAGAGACATTTGAAAACAATTTTGATGATCATTGACACCTTCAACACATATAACCACGAAAATTCAATAGTACTGACCGACCCTTCAGGAGCCTCATTTTGA
- the pgsW gene encoding poly-gamma-glutamate system protein has translation MKKVLIWFITAVILYLLWLFIPFDLYSHFDELYRASLIMEEAIDAISQRRSNQIDPLIDPNRTGLIGEELTELTTTAGDLESKRTTTNPDMAVLISYLLIKIGVKKGDCVAVGASGSFPGLIVATLSACKAIGARPLVICSIGASQWGANQIDFTVLDLFNWLVEIGFERPLLFSYGGSDNKGSEFSEEIRDKLKRKASEYDFVFREGESFEHDLWWFYQVYISNCDERIAAFVNIGGSLINLGRSATAAMQVGLITDKGTLDNESMIGLMINNNVPVLSLLNMKKLTTKYGLLWDPIPLPKASEKRCKNLIKQFVKAR, from the coding sequence ATGAAAAAGGTTCTTATTTGGTTCATTACTGCTGTGATATTATACTTGCTCTGGTTGTTCATACCTTTTGATTTATATTCTCATTTTGATGAACTTTACAGAGCATCATTGATCATGGAGGAAGCAATAGATGCAATAAGTCAAAGAAGATCAAACCAGATTGATCCTTTGATTGATCCGAACAGGACAGGTTTGATAGGTGAAGAACTTACAGAACTTACAACGACAGCAGGTGACCTTGAATCAAAGAGGACTACGACAAATCCCGATATGGCTGTTTTGATCTCTTATTTGTTGATCAAAATCGGTGTTAAAAAAGGAGATTGCGTAGCAGTTGGTGCATCTGGTTCTTTTCCCGGTCTTATAGTTGCTACACTGAGTGCATGCAAAGCAATAGGAGCCAGACCATTGGTGATCTGCTCAATAGGAGCATCACAATGGGGAGCAAATCAAATTGATTTTACCGTTCTTGATCTTTTCAATTGGCTGGTGGAAATTGGATTCGAAAGGCCACTGTTATTCTCCTACGGTGGTTCGGACAACAAAGGAAGTGAATTTTCCGAGGAAATTCGGGATAAATTGAAACGCAAAGCAAGTGAATACGATTTTGTATTTCGCGAAGGAGAATCTTTCGAGCACGATCTTTGGTGGTTTTACCAAGTCTACATAAGCAATTGCGATGAACGGATAGCTGCATTTGTGAATATCGGTGGAAGTTTGATCAATCTCGGTAGATCCGCCACTGCGGCAATGCAAGTTGGTTTGATAACTGATAAGGGAACTCTGGACAATGAATCAATGATAGGATTGATGATTAACAATAATGTACCTGTTTTGAGTTTGCTCAATATGAAAAAATTGACCACAAAATATGGTTTGTTATGGGATCCTATACCTTTGCCAAAGGCTTCAGAAAAAAGATGCAAAAACCTGATAAAGCAATTTGTCAAAGCGCGCTAA
- the pgsC gene encoding poly-gamma-glutamate biosynthesis protein PgsC → MFEIAAIGILISTFFVELTGLYPGGIIVPVWLSFYVDQPYRILCTTLISFACLLVYKVLRRHLFLYTRRRFILMILLSTFFTLLFRKFVPLAGLQPIELQTIGWVIPGLLANTMERQGIFITLISVCAVSVTIRLVVMLVL, encoded by the coding sequence ATGTTTGAAATCGCAGCTATAGGTATTCTCATTTCAACTTTTTTTGTGGAATTAACAGGTCTTTATCCTGGTGGAATTATTGTGCCGGTCTGGCTCTCTTTTTACGTAGATCAGCCATATAGAATACTGTGTACAACATTGATTTCATTTGCTTGCCTTTTAGTTTACAAAGTACTACGTAGGCATTTATTTTTGTACACAAGAAGGCGTTTCATATTGATGATACTTTTGTCTACCTTCTTTACATTGCTTTTTAGAAAATTTGTTCCTTTAGCTGGTCTACAACCGATTGAACTACAAACTATTGGTTGGGTTATACCAGGATTGTTAGCAAATACTATGGAACGTCAAGGCATTTTCATAACTCTCATTTCTGTGTGTGCGGTCTCTGTAACTATAAGATTGGTGGTCATGCTGGTATTATGA
- the pgsB gene encoding poly-gamma-glutamate synthase PgsB gives MMVVLACLLIFVTFLMFEAIYAHLKRNSIRLRIAVTGVRGKSSVTRLITFALRQNGMKVLGKVTGSKPVLIYPDGEEKIIERKRKPLVTEQIRVFLKTANRLAVEGFVCETMSVNPEILRCEIQNILKPHIVVIARITVDHVEELGNSIKEVRKNIVSACNYGSTVITTKGNLDRSSLEILRKKECTVIEIEPHEQIIKPGDYLEFDENLILASAVCEFIGLQKEKITKIFTDVPGDIGALRCWRINNGVIAINGFAANDPDSTIKVFEKAKQFLIQNGLVDPKFVGVLNLRPDRVDRTAQWLRQLKTWFPFERLYVTGPDNVLFVRRLGNSKCLPMKIESVLTEINKLESGTIVFGFGNIADTGLKLIDQWQESERCLKSQL, from the coding sequence ATGATGGTTGTCTTAGCCTGTCTTCTGATATTCGTGACTTTTCTTATGTTTGAAGCAATATACGCTCATTTAAAGCGAAATTCAATAAGATTAAGAATCGCCGTGACGGGTGTACGTGGTAAATCAAGTGTCACAAGGCTTATAACATTTGCTCTTAGACAAAATGGAATGAAGGTTTTGGGGAAAGTTACTGGATCAAAACCTGTACTTATTTATCCTGATGGCGAAGAAAAAATCATCGAAAGAAAAAGAAAACCTTTAGTTACTGAGCAAATCAGAGTGTTCTTGAAGACTGCAAATCGTTTAGCTGTTGAGGGTTTTGTCTGTGAAACGATGAGTGTGAATCCAGAGATTCTTCGGTGTGAGATACAAAATATTTTGAAACCACATATTGTAGTTATAGCCCGCATTACAGTTGATCATGTAGAAGAACTTGGTAATAGTATTAAAGAAGTTAGGAAAAACATTGTTTCAGCATGTAATTATGGTTCAACAGTGATAACCACGAAGGGAAATCTCGATAGATCATCATTAGAAATACTGAGAAAGAAGGAATGTACCGTAATTGAAATTGAACCACATGAACAAATAATCAAGCCAGGTGATTATCTTGAGTTTGACGAGAACCTCATATTAGCTTCTGCTGTTTGTGAATTTATAGGATTACAGAAGGAAAAGATCACAAAGATTTTTACAGATGTACCAGGTGATATAGGAGCACTTAGATGTTGGAGAATTAATAATGGTGTAATCGCTATAAATGGTTTTGCTGCAAATGATCCTGATTCTACCATCAAGGTTTTTGAAAAAGCAAAGCAATTTTTAATACAAAATGGATTGGTAGATCCAAAATTCGTTGGTGTTTTGAATCTTAGACCTGATAGAGTCGATAGAACAGCACAGTGGCTAAGGCAGCTTAAAACATGGTTCCCCTTTGAGAGGCTTTACGTGACAGGACCGGACAATGTATTATTTGTAAGAAGGCTTGGAAACTCAAAGTGCCTGCCTATGAAAATAGAAAGTGTCTTGACCGAAATCAACAAACTTGAATCAGGAACAATTGTTTTTGGATTTGGCAATATTGCAGATACGGGATTGAAGCTAATTGATCAATGGCAGGAGAGTGAAAGATGTTTGAAATCGCAGCTATAG
- a CDS encoding ABC transporter ATP-binding protein: protein MADEKRTTPQFRPMPDRGPRPGGPMFARPAEKAKDFKGTLRRLITYLKPYFVPIVIVLAITITATVLTIIAPKILGKATTEIFRGIMAKMLRLPNAGINFSYVARILIQVSILYIISALLNYIQQYVMAGVSQKIVMKMRKDISEKLSRLPLKFYDSKTHGEILSRVINDVDLISNTLQQSLVQFVSGIISIVGVLIMMLTISPLLTGVTALTLPLSIAATAFIAKYSQRYFIRQQKRLGEISGHTEETYGGHVVVKAYLREKDSIEKFEDINKQLYDASYKAQFLSGMIMPLMRFIGNLGYVIVSVVGGILVTKRAITIGDVQAFIQYSQQFTQPIVQISNIANLIQSTIAAAERVFEVLDEPEERPEKPEAVKLERVKGEINFEKVYFSYVPEKPLIEDLNIEVKSGQRIAIVGPTGAGKTTLVNLLMRFYEIQNGSIKLDGIDIRDIHKNNLRKSFGMVLQDTWLFNGTIRENIAYGKENATEDEIIKAAKMAQAHHFIMALPDGYETMINEEATNISYGEKQLITIARAFLSDPDILILDEATSNVDTLTEIYIQKAMDDLMKGRTSFIIAHRLSTIRNADLILVMNEGKIIEKGTHKELLEKNGFYAQLYKSQFLGALVDA from the coding sequence ATGGCAGATGAAAAAAGAACTACCCCTCAATTCAGACCAATGCCAGACAGAGGACCAAGACCAGGCGGACCGATGTTCGCAAGACCAGCAGAAAAGGCAAAGGATTTCAAAGGAACTTTGAGAAGATTGATCACCTATCTAAAGCCATACTTTGTTCCGATAGTTATTGTTTTGGCTATAACTATTACGGCAACTGTTCTGACGATAATAGCTCCAAAGATATTGGGTAAGGCGACTACAGAGATCTTTCGTGGAATTATGGCAAAGATGCTTCGTTTGCCAAATGCAGGTATAAATTTCTCTTACGTTGCAAGGATCTTGATTCAGGTTAGTATTTTGTACATTATCAGTGCATTGCTCAATTATATTCAACAATATGTAATGGCAGGTGTTTCACAAAAGATTGTCATGAAGATGAGAAAAGATATATCTGAAAAACTATCCAGATTACCATTGAAATTCTACGACTCAAAGACTCATGGAGAGATTCTCAGCCGCGTGATAAACGATGTTGATCTCATAAGTAATACCTTGCAGCAGAGTTTAGTTCAGTTTGTATCAGGTATCATCTCGATCGTTGGTGTTTTGATCATGATGTTAACGATAAGCCCACTTTTAACTGGTGTGACCGCACTCACTCTGCCATTGAGTATAGCTGCAACAGCTTTCATCGCAAAATATTCCCAGAGGTATTTCATCAGACAGCAAAAACGCCTTGGTGAAATCAGTGGACATACCGAAGAGACCTACGGAGGGCATGTAGTTGTCAAGGCTTATCTTAGAGAAAAAGATTCGATCGAAAAATTTGAAGACATCAACAAGCAATTGTATGACGCAAGTTATAAGGCACAGTTTTTGTCTGGTATGATCATGCCATTGATGAGATTCATAGGTAACCTTGGATATGTAATAGTCTCTGTGGTTGGTGGAATCCTTGTCACAAAAAGAGCCATAACGATAGGTGATGTCCAGGCATTTATCCAATATTCACAGCAATTCACACAACCCATCGTGCAGATATCAAATATAGCCAATCTTATTCAATCTACCATTGCCGCTGCCGAGAGAGTTTTTGAGGTATTAGACGAGCCAGAAGAAAGACCCGAGAAACCAGAAGCAGTTAAATTGGAAAGAGTAAAAGGAGAAATCAATTTTGAAAAAGTCTATTTCAGTTATGTTCCAGAAAAACCTTTGATAGAAGATTTAAACATAGAAGTCAAAAGTGGGCAGAGAATAGCGATCGTCGGTCCAACGGGTGCCGGAAAGACTACACTGGTGAATCTATTGATGAGATTCTACGAGATACAAAACGGTAGTATAAAACTCGATGGAATAGATATAAGAGATATTCACAAGAATAATTTGAGAAAATCTTTTGGAATGGTACTTCAAGACACTTGGTTGTTCAATGGCACGATAAGAGAAAATATCGCCTATGGAAAAGAAAATGCCACAGAAGACGAAATAATAAAGGCAGCAAAGATGGCACAAGCACATCATTTCATAATGGCTTTACCTGATGGGTATGAGACGATGATAAATGAGGAGGCAACCAATATATCTTACGGCGAAAAGCAACTGATAACAATAGCAAGGGCATTTTTATCAGATCCCGATATCCTTATCTTGGACGAAGCAACCAGTAATGTAGACACCCTAACAGAGATTTACATTCAAAAAGCGATGGACGATCTCATGAAAGGTCGAACGAGCTTCATCATAGCACATAGACTTTCAACGATAAGGAATGCCGATTTGATTCTGGTAATGAATGAAGGTAAAATCATAGAGAAAGGCACGCACAAAGAATTGCTCGAGAAAAACGGATTCTATGCACAATTGTACAAGAGCCAATTCTTAGGAGCATTGGTCGATGCGTGA
- a CDS encoding ABC transporter ATP-binding protein — protein sequence MFKVFRYLKPYFWLVIITVALVIVDSYVTLYLPDLMSQIVDKGITKGNIDYIWQVGGKMLLVSLVQVLAIILMSLTSAKAAMAAGRDLRNDLYRKIQSFSLAEIDRFSTASLITRTTNDITQIQQALVMIQRMVIRAPIVAIGSIIMAISKDAKLTMILLITVPIALVAMYFIFSKTMPLFKSMQKKIDRLNLVLRERVTGIRVIRAFNKEEYEKNRFEQANEDLTQTALKVNRIGAIIFPIMMIVMNFTVIALIWFGAKQIDLGKLQVGSMMAVMQYVMQILFSFVMISMIFVFLPRASVSAQRAVEVLQTEPTVKEPENPVIPEGKGVIEFENVTFHYPGAKETALQDISFKAEPGKVTAIIGSTGSGKTTMLNLILRFYDVTEGSVKIDGVDVRRIPLEKLRNMIGYAPQKAIIFSGTIADNIRFGRNQLTNEDIFNAAEIAQVNEFAQKMPDGLNTTIAQGGTNLSGGQKQRISIARAIAAKPKIYLFDDTFSALDFKTDARVRTRLFKETKDATVIIVAQRVATIMHADQIIVLKDGKIRGIGTHKELMQTNEVYREIVLSQISEEEAVGGELNGR from the coding sequence GTGTTTAAGGTTTTCAGGTATCTCAAGCCTTATTTTTGGTTGGTAATTATAACTGTTGCGCTCGTGATTGTTGATTCTTATGTGACTTTGTATCTGCCAGATCTCATGTCCCAAATTGTAGACAAAGGGATCACAAAAGGTAATATCGATTATATATGGCAAGTCGGTGGAAAGATGTTACTCGTATCATTAGTTCAGGTATTAGCAATAATCTTGATGAGTTTGACATCAGCTAAGGCTGCTATGGCAGCGGGTAGAGATCTGCGGAATGATCTTTACAGGAAGATTCAAAGTTTTTCACTTGCCGAGATTGATAGATTCAGCACAGCATCTCTGATCACAAGAACGACAAATGACATAACTCAAATACAGCAAGCATTAGTTATGATACAGAGAATGGTCATAAGAGCGCCAATAGTTGCCATTGGCAGTATAATCATGGCAATATCAAAAGATGCAAAACTCACAATGATTTTGCTCATAACTGTACCCATAGCTCTGGTTGCGATGTACTTCATATTCAGTAAAACTATGCCATTGTTTAAGAGTATGCAAAAAAAGATAGACAGATTAAATCTCGTGCTCAGAGAGAGAGTCACAGGTATTAGAGTTATCAGAGCTTTTAACAAAGAAGAATATGAGAAAAACAGATTTGAACAAGCAAATGAAGATTTGACACAAACTGCTTTGAAGGTCAACAGGATAGGAGCCATCATTTTTCCAATAATGATGATCGTAATGAATTTCACAGTTATTGCATTGATCTGGTTTGGTGCTAAACAAATAGATCTTGGAAAACTTCAAGTTGGTTCGATGATGGCAGTTATGCAATATGTGATGCAAATTCTCTTTTCCTTTGTCATGATTTCCATGATCTTTGTGTTTTTACCACGTGCTTCTGTTTCTGCACAGAGAGCTGTTGAAGTATTGCAAACAGAACCAACTGTCAAAGAACCAGAGAACCCTGTTATACCAGAAGGCAAAGGTGTAATTGAGTTTGAAAATGTGACATTTCATTATCCAGGGGCCAAGGAAACAGCCCTGCAGGACATTTCTTTTAAGGCTGAACCTGGGAAAGTGACCGCGATCATTGGTAGCACTGGCTCTGGAAAGACAACGATGTTGAATTTGATTTTGAGATTCTACGATGTTACAGAAGGCAGTGTAAAGATAGATGGTGTTGATGTGCGTCGAATTCCACTGGAAAAATTGCGAAATATGATAGGTTATGCTCCACAAAAGGCGATAATTTTTTCTGGGACTATAGCAGACAATATAAGGTTTGGTAGAAATCAATTGACAAACGAAGATATATTCAATGCCGCCGAAATAGCACAGGTAAATGAATTTGCTCAAAAGATGCCAGATGGTTTAAATACAACTATCGCACAAGGTGGAACTAATCTCTCTGGTGGACAAAAACAAAGAATATCTATAGCTCGTGCAATTGCAGCAAAGCCAAAGATTTATCTTTTTGATGATACCTTTTCTGCTCTTGACTTCAAGACGGATGCACGTGTAAGAACAAGATTATTCAAAGAGACGAAAGATGCCACTGTGATCATAGTTGCCCAGAGGGTTGCAACGATCATGCATGCCGACCAGATCATAGTCCTGAAGGATGGAAAAATAAGAGGAATAGGAACTCATAAAGAACTCATGCAGACAAATGAGGTATACAGAGAAATAGTACTCTCACAGATCTCAGAAGAAGAAGCGGTTGGAGGTGAGCTCAATGGCAGATGA
- a CDS encoding MarR family winged helix-turn-helix transcriptional regulator, whose protein sequence is MNEDYVFKRFLIVQRLHFHLVHEQLEDLGIHPGQPPMLMIIGKNEGITQNQIAEKLNLRPATVAIMLRRMEKAGLIERQQDANDRRLQRVFLTKKGKGSHKFLQEQMQEIEKIAMQGFSEDEKNQLKQFLDRMIVNLKKHLRGDRSV, encoded by the coding sequence ATGAACGAAGATTACGTTTTTAAGCGGTTTCTCATTGTACAAAGGTTGCATTTTCACCTTGTTCATGAACAATTGGAAGATCTTGGTATACATCCAGGTCAACCGCCCATGCTCATGATCATAGGAAAAAACGAAGGTATTACGCAAAACCAAATTGCGGAGAAGCTCAATTTAAGACCAGCGACAGTTGCCATCATGTTAAGAAGAATGGAAAAAGCAGGCCTTATAGAAAGGCAACAAGATGCGAACGATAGAAGACTTCAGCGAGTTTTTTTGACGAAAAAAGGTAAGGGCTCCCATAAATTTTTACAAGAGCAAATGCAGGAGATAGAAAAGATAGCTATGCAAGGATTCTCCGAAGATGAAAAAAATCAACTCAAACAATTTTTGGACAGGATGATAGTCAATTTAAAAAAACATCTAAGGGGTGATCGCAGTGTTTAA